From one Nilaparvata lugens isolate BPH chromosome 2, ASM1435652v1, whole genome shotgun sequence genomic stretch:
- the LOC111044905 gene encoding uncharacterized protein LOC111044905 isoform X1 yields the protein MNIQRVQAKFSAFKWVTDDGEVYKYKRTLKKNEGKYVYMLCVNQEHCKGSCIVSFDEPSNGESVRGLVEKKQHTFENCRDPTFLEREELRTKILERAATENTANSVIFQQEISRAPLSVRDTLNFKEIERSMQRAHNKQNPQAPNTLAEMGAAIDLWKDKFGLLGDKVFYLGKFGDEDDECLVAVNPIGHHQDFQNTNWHMDGTFKCRPKSPEFAQLYVIMATSHGRAFPIVWALMKTRSSKAYDVLLGEVKNHFPNMRPKVIISDYEKAIKKPLRDRFPESEHRGCWFHFTQAIERNARKIGIRKPPMNEDDDGWRVAKQLMATALLPAGKVEEAVGVIEGFAENYIDSAKPKKLIEYFKREWLVRVTPESFSVHGQANRTNNAQESLNRCINRAIRPQGSAWDFWSGLMQITTKEMNFFNQLSEGREFARKKKSGCYKTATSSTCKPNSATVLSPLPNFSRLPVLGLVILPLCRGRMMWNLHQFKRMYSKLFILLSKLF from the exons ATGAACATACAGAGAGTGCAAGCAAAGTTTTCTGCTTTCAAATGGGTGACAGATGACGGGGAAGTGTATAAATATAAGAggactttgaaaaaaaatgagggTAAGTATGTATACATGTTGTGCGTTAATCAAGAACATTGCAAAGGTTCATGTATAGTTTCTTTTGATGAGCCATCTAATGGTGAAAGTGTGCGCGGGCTTGTAGAGAAGAAACAACACACCTTCGAGAACTGTCGCGATCCAACTTTTCTGGAGCGAGAGGAATTACGTACTAAAATTTTGGAAAGAGCGGCTACAGAAAATACAGCAAACTCAGTGATATTTCAACAAGAAATAAGCAG AGCTCCACTGTCAGTGAGGGATACTCTCAATTTTAAAGAAATTGAGCGCTCTATGCAGAGAGCCCACAACAAACAAAATCCTCAAGCGCCAAACACATTGGCTGAGATGGGTGCTGCAATAGATTTATGGAAGGACAAATTTGGTCTTTTGGGTGACAAGGTATTCTATCTAGGGAAATTCGGTGATGAGGATGACGAATGTTTAGTGGCTGTTAATCCCATCGGACACCACCAAGATTTCCAGAACACAAACTGGCACATGGACGGCACATTCAAATGCCGTCCGAAATCGCCAGAATTTGCCCAATTATATGTTATAATGGCAACATCGCATGGCAGA GCATTTCCAATTGTTTGGGCGTTGATGAAGACACGATCATCAAAGGCATATGATGTTCTTTTGGGAGAAGTGAAAAATCATTTCCCAAATATGAGACCGAAGGTCATAATCAGCGATTATGAAAAGGCAATAAAGAAGCCTTTGAGAGATAGATTCCCAGAAAGTGAACACCGAGGCTGCTGGTTTCACTTCACTCAA GCTATTGAGCGCAATGCGCGTAAAATAGGGATAAGAAAACCTCCCATGAATGAAGATGATGACGGATGGAGGGTGGCGAAACAGTTAATGGCCACAGCTCTTCTACCTGCTGGTAAAGTTGAGGAGGCAGTCGGAGTAATCGAGGGATTCGCCGAGAACTATATTGATAGTGCAAAACCAAAAAAACTGATAGA ATACTTCAAGAGAGAGTGGTTGGTGAGGGTTACTCCTGAGTCGTTCTCAGTTCACGGCCAAGCTAACCGAACAAATAATGCACAAGAATCCTTGAATCGGTGTATAAATCGAGCAATCAGGCCGCAAGGAAGTGCCTGGGACTTTTGGA GTGGGCTGATGCAAATCACTACAAAAgaaatgaattttttcaatcaattgagTGAAGGGCGTGAGTTCGCCAGAAAGAAGAAAAGTGGCTGCTACAAGACGGCAACATCGTCAACCTGCAAACCAAACTCAGCAACGGTGTTATCACCGTTGCCGAATTTCTCTCGGCTGCCAGTTTTAGGATTGGTGATACTGCCGTTGTGCAGGGGGCGGATGATGTGGAACTTGCACCAATTCAAAAGAATGTATTctaagttatttattttgttgtcCAAGTTGTTTTAG
- the LOC111044905 gene encoding uncharacterized protein LOC111044905 isoform X2: MQRAHNKQNPQAPNTLAEMGAAIDLWKDKFGLLGDKVFYLGKFGDEDDECLVAVNPIGHHQDFQNTNWHMDGTFKCRPKSPEFAQLYVIMATSHGRAFPIVWALMKTRSSKAYDVLLGEVKNHFPNMRPKVIISDYEKAIKKPLRDRFPESEHRGCWFHFTQAIERNARKIGIRKPPMNEDDDGWRVAKQLMATALLPAGKVEEAVGVIEGFAENYIDSAKPKKLIEYFKREWLVRVTPESFSVHGQANRTNNAQESLNRCINRAIRPQGSAWDFWSGLMQITTKEMNFFNQLSEGREFARKKKSGCYKTATSSTCKPNSATVLSPLPNFSRLPVLGLVILPLCRGRMMWNLHQFKRMYSKLFILLSKLF, from the exons ATGCAGAGAGCCCACAACAAACAAAATCCTCAAGCGCCAAACACATTGGCTGAGATGGGTGCTGCAATAGATTTATGGAAGGACAAATTTGGTCTTTTGGGTGACAAGGTATTCTATCTAGGGAAATTCGGTGATGAGGATGACGAATGTTTAGTGGCTGTTAATCCCATCGGACACCACCAAGATTTCCAGAACACAAACTGGCACATGGACGGCACATTCAAATGCCGTCCGAAATCGCCAGAATTTGCCCAATTATATGTTATAATGGCAACATCGCATGGCAGA GCATTTCCAATTGTTTGGGCGTTGATGAAGACACGATCATCAAAGGCATATGATGTTCTTTTGGGAGAAGTGAAAAATCATTTCCCAAATATGAGACCGAAGGTCATAATCAGCGATTATGAAAAGGCAATAAAGAAGCCTTTGAGAGATAGATTCCCAGAAAGTGAACACCGAGGCTGCTGGTTTCACTTCACTCAA GCTATTGAGCGCAATGCGCGTAAAATAGGGATAAGAAAACCTCCCATGAATGAAGATGATGACGGATGGAGGGTGGCGAAACAGTTAATGGCCACAGCTCTTCTACCTGCTGGTAAAGTTGAGGAGGCAGTCGGAGTAATCGAGGGATTCGCCGAGAACTATATTGATAGTGCAAAACCAAAAAAACTGATAGA ATACTTCAAGAGAGAGTGGTTGGTGAGGGTTACTCCTGAGTCGTTCTCAGTTCACGGCCAAGCTAACCGAACAAATAATGCACAAGAATCCTTGAATCGGTGTATAAATCGAGCAATCAGGCCGCAAGGAAGTGCCTGGGACTTTTGGA GTGGGCTGATGCAAATCACTACAAAAgaaatgaattttttcaatcaattgagTGAAGGGCGTGAGTTCGCCAGAAAGAAGAAAAGTGGCTGCTACAAGACGGCAACATCGTCAACCTGCAAACCAAACTCAGCAACGGTGTTATCACCGTTGCCGAATTTCTCTCGGCTGCCAGTTTTAGGATTGGTGATACTGCCGTTGTGCAGGGGGCGGATGATGTGGAACTTGCACCAATTCAAAAGAATGTATTctaagttatttattttgttgtcCAAGTTGTTTTAG